Genomic segment of Perca flavescens isolate YP-PL-M2 chromosome 7, PFLA_1.0, whole genome shotgun sequence:
tgtgaccttgttatttgtacacgctgggACTATAacaacaacatgtaaataggaaaatgttggcgttattttggtgcgccagacagagttacaacacgcacggagatgagaagggtatgtatggacttatctaactctgggggatacggtgaataagaccaagtcccaataagtcggcgtgttccttcaAGTTTCAAAGTTaattcttgaccttggaaagAGCCGACCAAACATCTCCTCTCAAGGTCTATTTAGTAACTGCTATCAAGTCACATGATCTTCATCGGCTCATGAAATCATGGAAATGTAGATGTTAAatcaaatctttatttttttctgagcaCATTGAAGCATTGCGAGAGATAGAAAGACTTGTGCTCACGAAGGTCATGTGAGATGACctaaagctccagaacagctactaaatggacgTTGAGATGAGATGATGCACAGTGAATTTACTCAACTTTAATTTGTAGGGGGCATTTTTGGATTGTGAAAACACTCAAAAGTATTTCCTCACCGTCAGTCTGCAGCGCTGCAACCAGAAGCTCTCGACACTTGTTCCGCACGTTGTCGGTGGTGACGGGGGCCGGGGGGAAGGAGGTGACCCGCGGGGGAAGGGTTGGAGTAGTGGGGGAGGTGGGTGTGGTGGGTGTTGTGGGCGTGGGGGCGTGGGGGGCGACTCCCCGGACTTCTTGCTGCTGAGTAAGAGGAGaaatgatggagagagagaagtgtgGTTTGGTTTGGAGTGAGAGAAACAGGACTCGGGTTAAAGGGAAAGTTCACTTCAAATCCGACAAGAGACAACGAAATGGAAAATGTACTTTCACTTTTGTGACTTTGACTGTGACGTCATCCTCATCCAAGCGTAGGTGTAACCAAAAGTGACATCACTGCGCGACAGACCTTTTCTCACTGCTGCCGGAGTCCTTGGAGGTGGACGATGGCCTCACAGGAGAgccttccttcttcttcttctccttctcctcagACTTCCCCTCTGCACCGTCTGCAGGACGACACGCAAAACAAACTGAGGACACGCCTGTGGCATACCTGCACCAAAGCCCACACACAGGCACCAACGCTCTGCTCGGTATTCTGTATACACCGTATTGACCTGAATAGAACTATAATGTATATCTGGGAAGAGTGAGGTCTTCCTATATTCAGGGTCTAGACTTTTAAAGACCAATGTACATCCACAACAACAGGTGGCGACAAATAGCAGTAGCCTGAATGTGCTCTTCATGAGCGGAGCAGTCACGCCAAACTCCCAGAGAAAGATGCAGAAACACGGTGAGCGTCCCCATCAAAGCGGCTCCACAGTAGTTAGTTAGCAAGTTAGCAAACAAATGAGAAGAAGTTAGGATGGTTAACTTTAAGATGATGGTACTGAGCTGGGGAAAAAAGGCATTTaagtttgctgctccctctgcctggaacaagttacagaaatccatgaaacttacTGAACTAGTCTCATGTTGTttgacttggaggcagccacacctggctgtagatgttttaCCTGATGGGTTTAGGATTTGCCGTATGGGCTGTTGGTCTCGCAATTCAAGACATTTGAGAACGTCATCTTGGACTCTGGGAACTTGTGATGGGCATTACCTCTATTTTACCATTTTATGGCGCAAAcaattaacattattaaaaataagaatTCAACTCCTAATTCACACATGTGTACGTCTGTACTTGTCATCGACAGGATGACCAGCAAAACCCTAACCTTGTCCTCACTCTCGTGGGCTAAAACTCTGGGTCCTCACAAAGATAGAAGTACCAGAGCACACATCACACACCCTCCCTTACCCAGCAGTTTCTTCCAGGACTTGATGAGAGCTTTGGCCAGAGTCTGAACTTCTTCCTCTGAACTGTGTTTCCTCACCGCGTTCACCGACATCCCAACTCTGgtggactacacacacacacacacacacacacacacacacacacacacacacacacacacacacacacacacacacacacacacacacacacacacacacacacacacacacacacacacacacacacacacacacacacacacacacacacacacacacacacacacacagagagaaagacagagagagagagaagcccaGTTATAAAACACTGGTATATATTATCTGGGATACTCAGCCCagataacatgttaattatgttttttttctaagaaATCAGTAAATACATCCTTAGTGTTTGTTTTGACGAATTTGGTCAAATTaccaaaaaaagaataaatgaaAGTTATTCTTCTGCCGGGAGTACTCTCTACACTAATCCATGATTCTGTCTGGACTCCACAGGTTAGCTACTCTGAGTTCTGAGAAGTCAACAAAGTCCTTAAGAATATCCTGCACAGACTCCTACTTCTCCAGTGGAAATCATTGCTAACGTGACTCTTAGAGTAAGATACAAGATACAAACTCAATAGCACAATGGGTCCTCCCATGTGTAAAGGGCCAGATGTCTTAATGGTAACCAAGTACACTCTACAAGTACACAATCATGTGTTTATTAGCTAGTATCAACattccactccaagcactctTGCAGTTAAACTCCAAGACTTGTCCTTATAAAAAGGATCTGTGGTGTCGTACAACGTTAATATCTTGTGTTTTTCCACTGCCAAGACAAATCTCTCCTCGTCCAAGATACTGTAGAGAAGACGTATACGATATTGTGAGATGCCTTTTTGTGAAATGTTCTCGCACGCTTCTGGGACGCCCTGCTGGAATAATAAGCAGTGTCTCCAATTATTCACAATAGCTGCAGAATCATTTTAGTTTGgattttatttcacaaaaaatgcAGTTATCTTTCTGTAGGCTGCACAAGCTCTGTAGGGGAAAGTTGGGCATCTACCCTGTTAAAATACTACGTGTCATAATGTAGACGATTCAGAGACGGTTAGTGCTGTTGCACAGAAGAGTGCATGTTGCTGCCTGCCTTGTGCAAAGACAGACATTCTGTTTTCACGGCCATGTAGACACAAGGATACACAAACATGGGATGTAGAAGATGAAACAGGAACAAAGCTGATCCTGCAGACAGATATAACTCAATGTGAACTAGTATCTGGTGTATTAAACGATtcagatgtttattttgtttagaGCTGTCAATTTTCCTATAGAATACCATTCAAATTccatttgatatttttttaaatattcaaataataattgaatatttaatgctcaattgCAGCCTGATAaataatatgtactacactggTCAGGCTTACTGTAGGTCAATGCCACtacaagcatgtggttgttgttacacgttctgtccactagagggacttctaaCATTAGGCTGGCCTTGAGGGGACCTGCAACCAACTTTACATCCATTTTTCACACAGCaataaacacaaatcaacagagaactctgtaatgaaacaatATCTAATAACAAGTGTAGTGAAGCGGCattgttgtaaaggctaacgttgctcggttagcacaatgacatcatgttagaaagcactgCCAAAacgatttgtcataaactagATAAGTAACAAACGATGCTAAATGCATTAATAACCaagccaaacggtgctgtcACTCCTTGTTTTAATGATTTATAAGCAAACTGTTTCTTGCTGATTGTTAGGTTACGGAGAGTACAGCTATTAGAAGGTTATATATGAAGtcgaagctaactctgacagctgtagggcagctaacataaACTTTAGctttctccatgaagctcccagctaagctaacATCACTATACCTCGCAACGCAGTTACAAAACAAGAACGAGCTAACTAATGTTAGCATAATTAACGTAATGTTTTACTAACGTTACTCTatacgtaacgttagcttagacctcacaatgccttgtgtttctcactcccgctaaGTTATTGTTCGTAAGACGTGAGATGAGTGACACATGCGGGTAGGCCAAGGCAAAAAGAGGGAGATTAGTTAACTTTAaccaacatatttataaaaaaagtcacattcgaatggtaatttcagcattcaaatagtattgattttttttttactattcaaattatattcaacTTTCGGTATTagttccaacagccctaataTTGTTACAGTCCTACCTAAAGACTAACTTAATACCAGCCTGACAAGATGATGTTTCAGTGCATGCTCTGTTGCACCTATAACCCCACACAGCAGGGATGTCACACTGTATGGATACGGCCTGGAGTACACTTCTACATCACGGCAGCATCAAGTTGCTATTTTTGAACAATTCTGGAAAATTCTCTAGCATTTTAGAAAGCCTATTCAAACCAATGTCTAGGGCAACCTGCACTTTACATTGGAATCTTGATGTGCCAGGCGTGGTGGATGTCCAAGCCTCACTTTAACAGACTGTTTAGTTCAGTGATAACTAATCTTGTGTCTGACTGTAGGTGCACTTGGCGGTGGCGGTGACATGGCTGAGCGGTGGAGGTAATTACCTGCAGGGTCTCCAGAGACATCTTGATGTTCTTTAGTTCCCTCAGCAGGTCGAGAGCTCCATCCTGTAGACCGAACAATAAACGGAAACTATCACATCGATGTCGACTCCCCACAGTTAGGATGGAGGAGGATGAATCtggcaataataataataataataataataataataataataataatgtgcatCTGTTGAACAGGAATGACTATGCATCTGTCTCTGCCAAATTTGTGTCCATTAAATGCAGTTTTCAAAGTGACAGATTTGCTTCAGTGGGCATCATTCATTTAACCAATAAAGTCAAGGTGGCCTTTTGCATTTCACGTGAAGATTTATGGTTTCTTCCCAAGACGCCCACTTACAGCTGAGCAGCTGTCACCCAGACGCCCCGAGATAATTGTTCAATATATACTTAAGGTTACCATGAGAGTGATGGAACCACAAGAATGAATTTTAGCGAGTGGAGCTTTCTCTGGGTGGAGCTCTTGCTCACTGTTAGACAGGACATTCTCATTAATATATCACTTAATGAGGACAAAGTGTCCATACCTtagactgtaaaaaagaaatggacGGTGCCTCTGGGTCTGAAAAGTGAGGCCAATGtgaaagtgccttaaacctgcattttatctaatttccagcagtctgaagtctgtttctataaggTCTATGAGAAAATTAATTAACTaattctcacttgatttattacctcagtaaacatctTCACATATTCTCCACAGAGATATTTgagcttcactgtgcagaaCGATGAATGTGTGCGTCATCTGCTGACGGAGGAAAAGTTTCTCTTAGCTCACTTTAAATGTAAGTCTTTAGCCCCATTTGCATGGGATAAGTATTACCTGGGGACGTctagtcatttgtaataattacaGTAAGTTGTCGTGATCTTAATCCCATGCGGATCGGACCTGTCTGTAATTTGTCGAGTAAAAATTCCCCCCGCAAATGACCTACCATATTACGCCGAACACGGAGGTCCTGTGATAATATAAGTCCAGTGCAAATCAATATGCCTGTGATTTTCATCCCTTTCGCGGAGACGGATATGGGATCGTGGAGGGCTGCAGACACCACCATGAAAGGTCAATCTAGTCTGGACCGCTGCCTGACCGGAGACCTCCGTTCCCGAGGGGATACGGCATGTTAACCTCTATCGGGCCTGGCCCAAAAAGATACGGAAAATCGACCCACGTGCCTTCGGGGTACATGTAAGTCAGTAAAttcaaagtaaaacacaatttttagcccatAAGTTACGACTTAAAGTCAAGTCACACGACTttgtagcgttccaggcaaagtcacaacaagctagctaacgttaacgttagctagtggctacctaacgttgacgttagctagcgctagctgatactacCGATTTCTAGTCGGCAACATATTttgtatactatatatatttgtattcatttaataaacataacctgtagtagtacacaattgtatgtgtattgttttgactgcaatgtgcggaattactttacgttgcctatttatgtctatttatttctatttctcaccgttagTCActggcgtctgtacagcatcaacaggggtcgccattgttgttcatgtgtgtgcgacgtcaaaaactgtgaaaaaaaaaactgggagtacaaccatTTGGTACCACTTCACGAGTAGTAAGTTAcaggtttgactgccgttcctgGGCACTTTCAggggtagaaggttgtgaaaacacgagttatgGTATGCCTGGAACGCACCATAAGACCTCCATGATTTTGTGACATCCAAACTACATGTAGTTTGGAGCCAATCATGGTTCAACATGCAACTAACACGTAAGCGTGATGATGACACTTGAAGCCTGCAGTACTGACAATGTATTCATCAGGGAGACATCTTGTGTCCAACGGCTTAACTTTTTGAAACGAAAAACAGGAGCAGAcgttcttttaaaaatgtatttaaattctaactttttgtaaaaaacaaacatcagacACAAATTATAATTCAAAGCAGACTTTTGACGTTGTCAAACATGTCTAGAGGGGACCTTTAAATGATTTAGGTTTTTTAATGTTACTATCTAAAAACCTTGCTGGTAACTATTTAATTCAACATAGATGAAGGCTAAATGTATCTGCTTATGAACGGAACTGCCCCAAGCTTTTCTAGTCTTATaagacacattttttaaattctgtATATGTTCTCTTTTGATTTATTACTTGATCTGTTTTCGCCATTATAATAATAGTACAGACTTAAGAACCTTCCTGAGCACTAGTTTATGTGAAAACTACCCttacaagttaaaaaaaatacagccgATAGAGGTATAGAGATAGAGGTTAcaccagtactgtacttaaatacaaatgttgaggtacttgcacTTTGCTTGGGTCTTATggcactttctacttctactccactacatttcagagagaaatattgtactttttacccaactacattcatctgacagctttagttactagtttctttacaaattaacacatgtagtttattaaACCTGATGTTTTGTTATAAATTAAACCACCTGACAAACTAtgggcctacaagtccagctgaaatgattagaccattaaacacacaaccgttgttgacttttacttgtaatagtgtatttttacagtgtggtattagtacttttactcaagtaaaaggaTCTgattacttcttccaccgctgctaGTAGTTAATAGGCTACACTCCGCAGTGAGTTGACAGGATAATTGATTCAAGGTGTGTGGGATATAATTGGCTGCTTTTTGACCAATAGCTGCAGTGATTTATTGCCAAATttgcccccccccaaaaaaaaaaaaaagactaaagcAGCAGCCTGGTTATGTGTGACATTATGAGCATAATGTAGAAAGGCTCGTCCACAGAGCCCAGTGGAAACCCACCGTGCGTGTTTTCCAGAACGTTCCCTACTCTCAGCAGTTCAAGGTAGAGCCCATCACCTGATCGCGTGCTTTTGTGCGGATGCAGcaactgagtgtgtgtgtatgtgtgtgtgtgtgtgtgtttttgcactcACCGTGTTCTTCTTGTGCACCATTTTATCCAGCTTTTTGGCGATGCGCTCCACTTCCTGGTTTTTAGCCATGTTTGAGCGGATTTCTCCCCGTCAGTTGTCCGCCTGTGCCGCGGTGGAAACCCCCATGGATGGAAGAAAACCTCTCCCGGCCGGTCTCTTCTCTTTCCGCCTCTCTTCACGGAGTCTGTCTGCCCTCTCGCCCTCTcgccctctctccttctctcccagCTGCTGCCTGCCTCTCGTTTGTTGTTGTGTCACCGTGGGAcgctgggagttgtagtttttctttttacaaattcGGCCCAAACTTTTTAACCCTTGTCTTGTCTTACCCGTTGAccgttgaactttttttttatttaaaaatgatttattttttgcagctcttcccaacgtttttgtcacccTTTGTTAtgcttttggcgcttttttaaaacgttttgtcactttttccaattttttttttttttttttttttttcattcatggtcaataaataatttaaatgacataccTAATTTGAGTTTGCAAGAAGTGTGTGTCAAAGTTTAATCAGGatgctgttttaaaaccatttaaacctATTTTTCATAATGCTATGGAATTGaatcaaacaacaaaaattcaatggaagtagTCAAGAGTTTGGGAGTCCTTGCCAAAAAGGGTTTTCAATTTCAatcccatttcctgcatttctacatTCATTTAGGGACTATGGTGATACATCCGGGAAATAATTAAGTTGATCAAAatgataaattgtcccagaaagaATAGTAAGCTATGTATAAGAAAAATATTTCatactttctttattgtttaaaatagggGCCAATCACCGGGACCaatttgaaagtgtgtgtgtgtgtgtgtgtgtgtgtgtgtgtgtgtgtgtgtgtgtgtgtgtgtgtgtgtgtgtgtgtgtgtgtgtgtgtgtgtgtgtgtgtgtgtgtgtgtgtgtgtgtgtgtgtgaagttggATATAGGTCAGACCAGGgtgtgtggtgtctgtgtgtgtgatttttgaGTGTTGAAAAGACCCTCTAATATTTATCAATGTAACAAGTGaaaacacataaacatacacataaacacaacctCTACACCCTCCTGCTGCTCTCAGCATCTCCGCACTGGCAGCAGCACAATTCCCAGAAGCTGCCCTCCatccagaacacacacacacgcacactatgTATTCCTATCTGTTGTGTGTATAAGTGAGCACAGCACGTTTTACACGTGTGTCGACTTGTGTATGGACTAAGTGCAAAAGGAAAAGTGGGGGAGGACGTGTCTCCCCTCTCCCTAGTGGAAATTAGACCCTGGCATTTATTAATAATGAATTATTAAAAGAGGGCTGGGCAATAAACTTAATCACTGACTGTTAGATAAGACTTATATACATCACAATACTGCACCACGTGCAACTTGCACAAACATTGGTCATACTTACATCTTTATAAATACTATTTAAGTAGGTTGTACAGTTTAATTCGCCACTTGGATATACGTTTTTACATTCTTTGCTTTGTATTTGCTTTCTCTATTTTTGAATAGTAGTTATTGTATTCTGTTCTTTTAATTTGTTCTCGTATaatctgtgtgctgtgtgtctgatattttgctgctgtagccaatttaggattaataaagtctagtCACCTATGGGTGGGGGTGCTGCAGCAGcgtctctccttttctttcccgccgctgtgtctgtctgctgtagaCTCTCCTCAGGACCAACGTTTGAACTATTCTAAACTTATTTTGGGAGGTTGAGGAGTCGTGCAGTCGAACATGTAGAAACTATCAGCTCAATCAAATCATAATAAAATCTGTCTCCAAATATCTGTCATactggggggtgtttggcttgaaAAATCCTCCTGTGACTTCTTCAGCATCACCATGTACACATATTGCATTGCAAAAATACTtaacagatgtttactttagctcaattaccaatgatgtatacatcatttatggttcactCTGTGAGATCACATTCATGATCATATctctgatatactgtatatatctcatatgatcattttcgttttttgtgacaaaacaaggaaattcaattaaaaaaaatcattattttgatcattattggtgcttatttcttagaacttgatcagaacaggtgaaagtgcttgaagtGTTAccattttgtaactttgtgtgggaatagcaggtgcagaaagacaacattcccgcacacagacacagagacacacacacacacacacacacacactcacacacacacacatagcaggCCCAATTAGGAGGAGGACACAGTTaagtttcatagcacctacTATTATTACACAATTATTACACTGGGGTCCAGAAGACCcgaacacctcatatgtaatagttatgtgtaggggggggggtgtaccatttgcagtcattgaaaataagttatgttttatgttctacacagaaaatgagccaaggccaatgagtttgagctagaacaaataataaatagcataatctttcttttagcaaatattgaaaacgggtcccacagacctgaacacaacacaagggttaaatatctACGGCTCTGAATGAAAACAGATATACATGAAGCAATCAGGAACAAACGGTGAGAAGTATTTCAACAGAAAAGCATTTTATGTATTAAACACAAAAGAGGTTGCGATTGCTTATGTTTAGATGGCGAAACATCTTCACCAAAGCAAACATGAGCAGGCGAATGAGATGAAAAGTCTTACTCTGCTAAATGAACTTGATTTGAACATGCTCATTGACATTGTTTCATTTTTGACTGCATGTCGGAATGACAAATGAACGTTTTACTGTACGCTGTCTTGCACCCGGTGCAGCGCAAAGCCTGAAGTGCCTTTGCTAGTTTAAAACCGACGCGGTTGTCAATTTCCCCGCCCGGCGCCcgcgttgtttaaatagcaaatacacctgcgcccatctgtgcgcccaagGGCGAGCTGGTcttacaaggaggtgtgtttaggtgcactcttggcgtattgctagtatcttgaggcagcggaaagtgatcgcgccgttgaccaacaaaaacctggtctaaagtcaataacgcagtgCTTCATTGGTATTTTAACACCTGCTTTACCTCTTGGAGTTTTGGTGGCGTAGTGCTCGTGCCATGTATGATCTGCTTGCGCACTTTCACATCACGCACGagcaaatctgccatcataacagcaatgtgccaaggtccaaatgcgcctggcttttaaagggaatgggagctgacactctgattggtttattgcatgttacgccctaaacacacctctgattaattaagacactatGTATAACCCTTATCAAATGTCTGTAGCGGAGCGCTTCCAGGACTCAAAAAGTTAGCttgaggtgctctttggatggaATAATCATAATGTATATTATACTATTATACTATGTataacccttttgaaccatgcatGGACCCTTTTTTTTCCACCGTTAAACTAGCAAGCGTGGATTCTTACGCGCCCTAAACGCTCCTGCGCCAGGCTCTTCACCCCAGCCCTTAGATCGATAAAATAGGGCCCCTTAAGCTATCCACATCTCACACTGAACTTGAACATGATAATAACTCGGCCCTCTTGACGGCGACATAGACATACGTCCATGTGATACCAGAGGAAAGAAGTGTTGTTTCTGATCAAGGTGaaatacacactttattggGAAATGAACACAAGCCAGTTGATCAGAAACAACTGGAAAACTGTTTACTAAAGTCCATTTCAATACTCTGAAAGAGCCTTTACTGCAGCTCAGTGACCAGCCTGCATGCACTTACTGTGTTCGTCCTCTAGATGTCAGAGTTGTAAAGTTATTGTGTACTTGGTGTGTCTGTCCAATGCAGGAATGTTGATACAGtgaatcagtggtggaagaagtgttcaggtcctttacttaagtaaaagtactagtaccacactgtaaacacactctgttacaagtaaaagtcctgcattgaaaatgttacttaagtaaaagtatgtaagtatcatcaggaaagtattaaatgttaaagtactcaatggaagaaaaaaagtaaaggatccaaccagttgtgtgtttaatggtctaatcatttcagctggacttgtaggccgctatattgtcggctagtttcatttataaaaaaaacatcagattttatatgATTGATATTGTGTGTGGGCTTCTGTAAGAGACTGAATTCTGTAAAATACACGGTTTATTTGAAAAGTATTTGACTAATTGGTGTTGATTTAATTGCAGTTTAGGTCAGTTAATGAAAAGAAGGCCTGACTCTGTCACTGAATATTTACAATGGATTTAGAATTGtacacaaaaataaacactaCCTGTATTTATTCACCACTTACTGTATCAACCCCaagttttgaaaagtgcttcaatttaaaatcaacaaattcTAAAGCCTAAAGATTTTTAAATAACAGATAAAGAAAATCAACTATAGTGATGTAAACGAAATCAAGAATCAGTTATAGTAGCCtataatagagagagagattaaaagTTGATGTGGACTCTTTTCTTAAGTTTCATTCAGCATGTGTCCATGTGTATACATAGTTCCATGACCCCCATGACCCACAACTAGCGTCTTGTGAGTTTGAGTAATGCCTACCTTCCACTAGAAGACGCTGAACAGACTttaaaaagactaaagtctgacaccatctcacatctaacgttaaagactgtAATAATATGTAATGACTagggatcttgcagggtcacacattgcaagactacaactagatttgttttggaaaatgtaactaaacTAGCTAGCaaccgctagcgttagctggtaacttaaggggaAGTTTGCTGATTTTTTCCTTCTGCCGTgcatgcagatgaatgtctccaATGTCTCTGCGTTTATCCGCCGGTAAAACTCCCATTGGATGACGCACTTCAGAAGGGGTTGAAAATTGGTAGCTTTGCCTCTTTAGGGTTTAGGTAGTGCGGCgccatagcaaccataaacaacaccgGTGTGCCAGTTTAACGAGGCCCTGCCCCACGTTCTGCTCTGCCTCCGCCCCTTGAGTGCCAGAGGTTCACATTTTCACGAAGTGTTTGCAAGTGAgacaaaatgtaatgtattacACGAAACTGATGTTTTCAGCGACATCCATATCGCTAAAAACATCACCAGTTTAGGTGTAATACATGTCCGTTTAAGCATTATCCGACACATGATGTATGAACggcaaataaaaacagcaatgaAACAACGCACTAGAGATCTAGCTGGGATTCGAACCTTGGATGTCATGGACAAAAAAGTTAACAGACTAGCTTATATGTCATCTATACCACTACGCTACACACCACATACTGAAAACTAACTGATGTGAAACAAATAtgtacattcaattcaattcaattcaattttatttatagtatcaaatcataacaagagttatctcgagacactttacagatagagtaggtctagaccactctctataatttacaaagccccaacaattccaacaattccagtaattccctcaagagcaagcagtgcgacagtggcgaggaaaaactccctcttgggaagaaacctcggacagacccagg
This window contains:
- the tcea2 gene encoding transcription elongation factor A protein 2, coding for MAKNQEVERIAKKLDKMVHKKNTDGALDLLRELKNIKMSLETLQSTRVGMSVNAVRKHSSEEEVQTLAKALIKSWKKLLDGAEGKSEEKEKKKKEGSPVRPSSTSKDSGSSDTPTTPTTPTSPTTPTLPPRVTSFPPAPVTTDNVRNKCRELLVAALQTDDDHKTIGADCEHLAAQIEEEIFQEFKSTDIKYKTRLRSRISNLKDQKNPDLRRNVLCGSISARRIASMTAEEMASAELKQMRETLTKESIREHQLSKVGGTETDMFICNKCHGKSCSYTQVQIRSADEPMTTFVLCNSCGNRWKFC